Part of the Aquimarina sp. MAR_2010_214 genome is shown below.
AATCGATATTGGCTGTTTGAAAGATGAAATACAAGGAGGTAATACAGAATAACATTATAGTATAGGGATACCTTGATAATAAACAGGATCAAGCATGGAATCATAAGATATATTATTCTTAAAAAACTCTTTGGCTATAGGGTGTGCTTTTAATTTTAGAGTATTGTCGAGACCTAGAATATGACTAATTTTCCTTATGTCGGCTTGTGAATCTAGCCAAATGTTACTTAAGTTATCAGGAATAAATATAGGCATCGAAGCATTAAGATTTTGGATTTTGTTTACAATACCTGTAGCTTTTGTCGTAAGGATAGAGCAAGTAATAAATCCGTCATCTAGTGTATTATAAATCCCAGCTATATAAAAAGGTTTTTTGGATTCTAGATATACATAATAAGGATAAAGAGAACCGTTATGTAAGTGATATATAAAAAAGCCGGTTACAATAATTTTACAACGTCTTTTATGATAAGGCTCTTCAAAAATTCCATTAGAATTTAAATTTTCTTTAGGAACATTTAAGGTATCTAAAGCTTTTTGAAAATCAGACCATTCACCCTCATAATTATAAGGTAGAAGTCCCCAAATTGCATATGATATATGATCTGGTTGATCCATTGTGATTACAGATAATGTTGTTTCTTGAGTGCCATCAATAACAGAATTAGGGGTGTATAACTTAGGGAATTTGTACTTAATACCTAACTCCTTTTCGATGAGTTGTCTCTCTGCAATATTTGAAACTTTCTTATGCATATATCCGAATTACATAATGCAAGTAAATAAAAATAACGTGGTTAAATTATCTCGTATCATTTAAATAATAACGCATTCAATAAGCTAAACGTTAAAATTTAACAATTGTTT
Proteins encoded:
- a CDS encoding SOS response-associated peptidase, whose product is MHKKVSNIAERQLIEKELGIKYKFPKLYTPNSVIDGTQETTLSVITMDQPDHISYAIWGLLPYNYEGEWSDFQKALDTLNVPKENLNSNGIFEEPYHKRRCKIIVTGFFIYHLHNGSLYPYYVYLESKKPFYIAGIYNTLDDGFITCSILTTKATGIVNKIQNLNASMPIFIPDNLSNIWLDSQADIRKISHILGLDNTLKLKAHPIAKEFFKNNISYDSMLDPVYYQGIPIL